In the Heliomicrobium undosum genome, one interval contains:
- the istB gene encoding IS21-like element helper ATPase IstB — MNEELQHLCRRLRLAHIPEALSTITPNSDSIDFLLQILRAETIGRLDAKLKRLIHQAGFSQLKTLEHYSFDGITFPGNCTSEKLMGLDFLSRKENVLMLGAVGTGKTHLSIALGIEACRQGKPVRFYRVADLVSLLQQKHAEGRLQRFRQELMKCELLILDELGYVPFHQTGAELLFHVVADCYEQQSVIVTSNLEFGQWNSIFGDTRLTAALVDRLIHHAHILTFAGESYRLRHALSTKKN; from the coding sequence ATGAACGAGGAACTTCAGCACCTGTGCCGAAGACTCCGGCTGGCTCATATTCCTGAGGCCTTGTCTACCATTACCCCCAATTCCGATTCCATAGACTTTCTACTACAGATTCTGCGGGCGGAGACCATCGGGAGGTTGGATGCCAAACTCAAACGGCTCATTCACCAAGCCGGGTTCTCCCAACTGAAGACCTTGGAACATTACTCTTTTGACGGGATCACCTTTCCGGGAAACTGTACGTCCGAAAAACTGATGGGGCTTGACTTTCTTTCCCGCAAAGAAAACGTGTTGATGCTTGGCGCCGTCGGAACCGGCAAAACGCACCTGTCGATCGCGCTGGGCATCGAGGCCTGCCGGCAGGGAAAGCCGGTGAGGTTCTACCGGGTTGCCGATTTGGTCAGCCTGCTCCAACAGAAGCACGCCGAGGGACGGCTCCAGCGTTTTCGGCAAGAACTCATGAAGTGCGAATTGCTCATTCTCGATGAACTGGGCTACGTGCCCTTCCATCAAACCGGCGCGGAACTCCTCTTCCACGTCGTCGCTGATTGCTATGAACAGCAGAGCGTGATCGTCACGTCAAACTTAGAGTTTGGTCAGTGGAACAGCATCTTCGGGGATACTCGTCTAACAGCGGCTTTGGTCGATAGGCTGATCCATCATGCCCACATTCTGACCTTTGCTGGCGAGAGTTACCGCCTACGGCATGCCCTAAGCACTAAGAAAAACTAG